CTTGCCAACGCTGCCGACTACTTCAAGCTCGGTGGCCTTGTAGCCATCGGCGAAGGTCATCTGGTACTCGTTGCCGTCGCGCTTGACCTTGACCCGCACCTGGCTGGACAAGGCGTTGACCACCGAAATACCCACCCCGTGCAGGCCGCCGGAGAACTGGTAGTTCTTGTTCGAGAACTTGCCACCCGCGTGCAGCTTGGTGAGGATCAGCTCGACCCCGGACACGCCCTCTTCAGGGTGGATGTCCACCGGCATGCCGCGACCATCGTCGGACACTTCCAGGGAATGGTCGGCGTGGAGGATCACCTGCACCGACTTGGCGTGCCCGGCCAGGGCTTCGTCGACACTGTTGTCGATCACTTCCTGGGCCAGGTGGTTCGGCCGGCTGGTGTCGGTGTACATGCCCGGGCGCTTGCGCACCGGGTCAAGGCCGGAGAGGACTTCGATGGCGTCTGCGTTATAGGCACTAGCGCTGGGAATGGCCATGGGTTCTCGTCGTCAGTCGTGGGTGAAAATAGGTTATCAAAATACAGAAAAATCGAGTGTTTGATACTGCTGCGGGGCAATGCCGGCAAAGCTCAGCAGGGCTGGCAGGCGTTCGGCAAAGCCCTGGAAGCTGTGATCGCCACCGGCCTGGATGCGCAGTGCACAGGCACGGTAGAACTGCTCGGCCTGGCGGTAGTCCAGGGTTTCATCGGCGGTCTGCAGCCACACTTGAAAGCGCCCGGCATCGGTCGGCGCCGGCACTTCCAGCTCGGCCAGAGCCTGCACGTGGTCCAGGGTCAGTTCCCAGGTTTCGCCGGTATAGAGGTTCTGCTGCGGCCCCAGGTAGCCGTCGAACAGCCGGTGCGGGTTGATCGCCGGGTTGACCAGCAGGGCCTTGAGCCCGTGGCGCTCGGCCAGATGGGTGGCATAGTAGCCGCCGAGCGAGCTGCCGACCAGTAATGGCGATTCGAGCTCGGCAATCGCCGCCTCAAGCTGGGCGATGGCCTGGCGCGGGTGATGATGCAGGGCCGGCACGCGCAGGCGCTCGGCCAGCCCCAGCTGGGCCATGACTGCTACCAGCTGGCTGGCCTTCTTCGACGACGGCGCGCTGTTGAACCCGTGAATATAGAGAATCGAACCCGACATGCCGCCCCCGATGCGCCTTGAATGCCTGGATCGCCAGGCAGGAAAGCGCGCATTTTAGCCTGTTAGACGGCAGATGCAGCAGTTTCAGCGATTTGGCAACACTTAATAGCCGTCGCCTTCGTAGTCGACGGTGAATTCGAAGTCGCTGACCCGCGACACGCCGGTGTCGATCGAGCCGTCCGCCTGCAGGCGCAGCCAGCGGTAGCCGGGGGCCTGCTCGCCGACTTTGAAGTCTTCGCTGCGCGGCTCGAACTGGATGCAGGTCGAGGGTGAGGCCAATAGCCGCACGCCGTCGCGAACCTGGTCCCACTCCTGGTGAATATGGCCCCAGAGCAAGGCCCGTACCTGTGGATAACCTTGCAGCACAGCAAACAGTGCGTCGGCGTTGCGCAAGCCGATCGGCGCCATCCAGGCGCAGTCGATAGATACCGGTTGGTGATGGAAACAGATCAGGTGATGGCGCTCGGGCGCTTCGTCCAAGGCGCTCTTTAGCAACCTGAGCTGGCCGTCATCGAGCAAGCCCGGCACCGAACCGGCCACCGCCGAGTTGAGCATGAGGATTCGCCAATTGCCGATATCCACCTGCGGATCAAGCAAATCAGTGCCCTGCGCCGCCTGTTCCATTGGCAGCGGCTCGTCATGGTTGCCGGCGAGCCAGCGCGCGGGGGCCTCAAGGCTCGCGGTCAGGTCACGAAAACAGCGGTAGGACTCGACCGAACCATCCTGGGATAAATCGCCGGTGGCCAGCAGCAGGTCGATCCGCGGCTGCTCGTCGCGTACCCGCTCGATCACCCGCTGCAGGCTGTCGCGGGTATTCATGCCCAGCAGCGTGCCTTGCGCGTCGGCAAACAAATGACTGTCGGTCAGTTGCACCAGATACACCGGCGCGTCGCTAGGGGGGATCGATGGTTGCGGCAAGGGCCGACTCCTTGAACGGATTCAGCGCGATTATGGCGGCTGGCGGGCGTTGAGCAAATACTCGAAAACGACCGTCATCACATTTCAGCGAACGACGGCCAACTCATGGCCACAGGCCAGGCAATGGCTCAGCCATTCACCGAGGAACAGATTGAGCTGGGCCTTTTCGTCCGGCTGGTGCATGGCCGCATTGGGGTACGGATAGATACTGCGAAAACGCCGGGCGTGCTCGGCGCTGACCACTTCGGCCATGCGCGCGTCGTGGTAGACCTGCACCTCCAGCTGCGGCACCGGCAGCCAGGGCAGGCTGTGCTCCTGGCGCACGCGCAAGGTGGTGGTGTAGGGACAGGCGAGCACTACATCGAGGACCAGCACGCCAAGCATCTGGTCGCCCTGGGTCATGCCGATCCGGCGCGAGCTCTGGGTGCTGCGCATGTCGGGCAGCAGGCGCATCAGGCGCGCATAGTTGGCCTCGCAGGCAGCCTGCAACCCGACCAGATCTACCCGGTAGCGCTCGCGCAGCAGATTCACGACCATAGCCCCCTGACTTCAGCGCGGTTCAAGGCCAGCCATTGCAAGGCAATGATGGTTGCCGCGTTGGCAATTTTGCCGTCGCGCACGGCCTGCAGCGCATCCTCGAACGCCCAGACCTTCACGCGAATATCCTCGCCTTCTTCTTCCAGCCCGTGCAGGCCACCGGCCCCAACGCTGCTGCAACGGCCCAGGTAAAGATGCACAAACTCGTCGCTGCCGCCCGGTGACGGGAAATACCGGGTCATCGGCCACAACGTACTGAACACCAGCCCAGCTTCCTCCTCGGCCTCACGGTGTGCAACTTCTTCCGGTTGTTCGTCCTTGTCGATCAGACCGGCGACCAGTTCGATCAGCCAGGGGTTGTCGACCTTGCCGATGGCGCCGACGCGAAACTGCTCGATCAGCACCACTTCGTCGCGCTGGGCATCGTAAGGCAGCACACACACCGCATCATGGCGCACGAACAGCTCGCGGCTGATCTCACGACCCATGCCACCGGCGAACAGCTCGTGGCGCAGGCGCACCTTGTCGAGGCGGTAGAAGCCCTTGTAGCAAGTGGCCCGATCGACGATCTCGACCTGGCTGGGCACAGCGTTGTTGAACGTGTCAGACATGGGAATCCTCATTACCTCATTTACCGCATCGCGCCATCCTAACCTGCGTACCGCTGCGTTTCACCTCTTTAAAGATACCGTCCAGGCTGCGAGGATAAGCACCCCGCTGGTCTATTCAGCTTAGTGGCGAACTGAAGGCCTTGCCGACGGTCCAAGTCCGATCACCTTTGCCTTA
This portion of the Pseudomonas sp. SORT22 genome encodes:
- a CDS encoding YqiA/YcfP family alpha/beta fold hydrolase; amino-acid sequence: MSGSILYIHGFNSAPSSKKASQLVAVMAQLGLAERLRVPALHHHPRQAIAQLEAAIAELESPLLVGSSLGGYYATHLAERHGLKALLVNPAINPHRLFDGYLGPQQNLYTGETWELTLDHVQALAELEVPAPTDAGRFQVWLQTADETLDYRQAEQFYRACALRIQAGGDHSFQGFAERLPALLSFAGIAPQQYQTLDFSVF
- a CDS encoding NUDIX domain-containing protein, with the translated sequence MSDTFNNAVPSQVEIVDRATCYKGFYRLDKVRLRHELFAGGMGREISRELFVRHDAVCVLPYDAQRDEVVLIEQFRVGAIGKVDNPWLIELVAGLIDKDEQPEEVAHREAEEEAGLVFSTLWPMTRYFPSPGGSDEFVHLYLGRCSSVGAGGLHGLEEEGEDIRVKVWAFEDALQAVRDGKIANAATIIALQWLALNRAEVRGLWS
- the cpdA gene encoding 3',5'-cyclic-AMP phosphodiesterase; translation: MPQPSIPPSDAPVYLVQLTDSHLFADAQGTLLGMNTRDSLQRVIERVRDEQPRIDLLLATGDLSQDGSVESYRCFRDLTASLEAPARWLAGNHDEPLPMEQAAQGTDLLDPQVDIGNWRILMLNSAVAGSVPGLLDDGQLRLLKSALDEAPERHHLICFHHQPVSIDCAWMAPIGLRNADALFAVLQGYPQVRALLWGHIHQEWDQVRDGVRLLASPSTCIQFEPRSEDFKVGEQAPGYRWLRLQADGSIDTGVSRVSDFEFTVDYEGDGY
- a CDS encoding DUF1249 domain-containing protein; this encodes MVVNLLRERYRVDLVGLQAACEANYARLMRLLPDMRSTQSSRRIGMTQGDQMLGVLVLDVVLACPYTTTLRVRQEHSLPWLPVPQLEVQVYHDARMAEVVSAEHARRFRSIYPYPNAAMHQPDEKAQLNLFLGEWLSHCLACGHELAVVR